Below is a genomic region from Catenuloplanes atrovinosus.
GTGACCTCTGGGCGGCCAACGAGTGGTCCGTCGCGCGCGAGCACGCGGCCACCGCGACCAGCGAGCGCGCCATCGCCGCGCTGATCGCGCGCGCCGCGCCGCGGCCCACGCTCGGCCGGATCACGGTCGCCTGCACGGACGGCGAGTGGCACGCGCTGCCGCCCCGGATCGTCGGCGAGGTGCTGCGGCTGCGCGGCTGGCGGGTCGACTTCCTCGGTGCCAACGTGCCCGGCCCGCACCTCGTCACCCACCTGCACCAGACCGGCCCGGACGTGGTGGCGCTCAGCTGCGCGCTGCCGACCCGGCTGCCCCGCGCGCACGCCACGCTCACCGCGTGCCAGGCGGTCGGCGTACCGGTGCTGGCCGGCGGCCGTGGCTTCGGCACCGACGGCCGGCACGCCCGCCTGCTCGGCGCGGACGGCTGGGCCGCCACCGCCACCGAGGCCGCGGACATCCTCGACTCCGGCTGGAACCCGCCGGCCCGCGCGCCGCACGACGACCTCGCCCACCTGGCCGACGAGGAGTACACGCAGCTCGTCCGCCAGCGCCACAGGATCATCGTGGGGCTGCTGGACCGGCTGCGCGAGGCCTACCCGCCGATGCGCGGCTACGACCAGCGGCAGGCCGACGCGACCGCCGAGGACGTCACGCACATCGTCGACTTCCTGGCCGCCGCGCTGTACGTGGACGACGCCGCGGTCTTCACCGACTTCCTGGGCTGGACCGCCGGCGTGCTGGCCGCCCACGGCGTACCGGTCCAGGCGCTGACGATCTGCCTCGACCTGCTCGGTGCCGATCTCCGTGACTTTCCCCGGGCGGGGAATCTGTTGAAACTGGGTTTAGCGCAACTGGCGCCGGGTAGTGTGCCGGGCCAGGACTTCACGAGGCCGGAGCGATGATCGACGATTCCCCCTTACGCATCGACGTCAGCCACCCCGACCCGGCCACGGCACTGCTCTCACTCGCCGGCGACCTCGACTTCGACACCGCCGAGGAGCTGGTGGACGAGGCCGAGCGGGCACTGATCACCGAGATCCGTACGCTCCGGCTCGACCTCTCCGGCCTCTACATCTGCGACTCGTCCGGACTCAGCGCGCTGCTCCACATCCACCACGACGCGCGCGAGGTCGGCACGGACTTCGAGATAACCGGCGTCACCGCCCAGCTCCGCCGCATCCTCGAGGTGACCGGCCTGGACGCGGTGCTCGGCACCACCCCGGCCGAGGCCCATTCCTAGAGCCTCCACCCGATCGAGTGCCGCTGCGCTCCGGCGGCGAGGGCGGTCGGTCTCCCGGCGGGGCGCCGGGCGATAAAGGTCTCGCGTGCGCGGCCGATCGAGCGGGATCATGGGCCGGTGATCGGGGACGCGTTCGGGGAACTGCTCGGTGAGGTGTGGGCCGCGGGTGCGGTGGCCGGGCGGGTCGAGGAGGTCGTCGAGCGGGACGACGGGCTGATCAGCCGCGGGGACGCCGCGCGCTACCTCTCCGGGCCCGAGTCGTGGCCGGCCTGCGAGACGGCGGTGCTGGCACGGGCGCACGGCCGAATCCTGGACATCGGGTGCGGCGCCGGCCGCCACCTGGCCGCGCTGCGCGAGCGGGGAGCGGACGCGAGCGGCATCGACCCGTCCCCGGGCGCGGTGGCGGTGTGCCGGGCGCGCGGACTCGCCGCGGAGGTCGGCGACCTGGACCGGCTGCCCCCGGGCCCGTACGACACGCTGCTTCTGCTGGGCGGCAACCTGGCGCTGCTCGGATCGCCCGCGGACGCCGCACGGCGGCTCGCCGCGCTGGCCGCGGTGGCGGCGCCGGGCGCGCTGCTGCTGGGCTCGAACATCGACCCGCACCACACCGGCGACCCGCGCCACACCGGCTACCACGACCGGAACGTGCGGCACGGCCGGCCCGCCGGCCAACTGCGGCTGCGGGTCCGGCACGGCGAGACGGTGACGGAGTGGACCGATTACTGGCTGGCCGGCGTGTCCGAGCTGGAGAAGGTGGCGGCGGCGTCACCGTGGCGGCTGGAGAGCGTGGACGGGCACCCGTTCTACGCCGCGGTACTCACTCGCGCGTCGGCCTGAACGCGTTGCGCACCGCGCCGAACCAGCGGCGCTGCAGGTGGCGGAGCCGGGGCTGGGCGACCGGGACGCGGAAGCTGTCCGGCGCCTGGCCGGCGCGCGTGACGTGGCCGGACTCCGGCGTGATGGCGACGACCTGGGAGAGGTCGCCGGTCTCCTCGTTGCGGCTGAGCCGGTGGTAGGCCAGCGCGCCCACCGCGACCGGCAGCTCCGGCTGCTCCGGGACGGACGGCGTGGTGCCGAGCCGGGCGTAGAGGCGGGTGGAGACGAGCGGCACCCGGCTGGAGCCGCCGACCAGCATGAGCGAGTTGAGCAGGAACGACGACACCCCGGCGGCCTCGACGACGCGGCGGGTCTCCTCGACCGCGCGGGCGATGAGCGGCTCGGCGACGTACTCCAACTCCTCGCGCGTCAGGTGCAGCGGCCGGTCCCAGCCGGGCACCCGGACCGTCACGGCGGAGTTGCGGGACAGCGCCTCCTTGGCGCCGCGCACCTCGGTGCGGAAGTCCTGGCGGGCGCGCAGCTCCACGGCGGTGCGCGGCCGGAACAGGCGCTTCCACGTCTCCGGGTCGCGGCGGGCCAGGTGGCGTCGGAAGTGGTCGAGCAGCGCCAGGTCGATGTCGACGCCGCCGAGGTCGGCGAGCCCGCCGGTGCTGGCGACCTGCCAGCCGTTGATCTCGCGGCGGACCACGGTGACGTCGAGCGTGCCGCCGCCGAAGTCGAAGACCGCGATCGAGCCACCGAACGGTACGTGGTGGCCCTCCACCTGCGTGCAGTAGACCGCGGCCGCGACCGGCTCCTCCAGCAGCCGCACCTCGCCCATGCCGGCCCGGCGCGCCGCGTCGGTGAGCATCTCGCGGTGCTGGCGGCCCCAGCCGACCGGGCAGGTGAGCAGCGCGCCGTCCGGGTTGACGCCGGCCATCCGGGCCTCGTGCGCGACGCGGGACAGCACCGCGCTGAGCAGCAGCACGACCGGGACCTCGACGCCGCCGAGCGGGATCGAGCCCTCGCCGACGCGCCGCTTCGGGTGCGGTTCGTAGCGGACCGGGTCGCCGGCACCGAGCCGGGTCGCCTCCAGGCCGGTGACGATGCTGCCGTTCGCGTCCAGGTACACGCCGGAGTCCATCAGCGAGTACCCGTCGAACAGCAGCGTCCGCGGGGGCTCTCCGGGACGCCCGACGACCGCCACCGTGTGGGTGGTGCCCAGATCCACCGCCAGCTGCGACGGACTCTCCACTGCGTTTGTCTCCCCACGCGCTCCCGGTCAGCGCGCCGCCGCGCCGCCGGGATGGTACCCACCGACCCAGCCTCGCAGCCAGAGACCACCCTGACGGGTGATCAACTTGAGCGACGAGTTTCCCACTCAACGTGAATCCCATCGCACGCTATCGGAGAACCGCAAGATCTGCTCGTTACCGGCCCGCCGCGCCTATGAACCGGGCCGGCCGAGGGTGCCGAGTTCCCGGGATCGCGTCTCCCCGGTGAGCAAGGGCTCCAGCAGGGCCGTGAGCTCCTCGTGCCGCTGTTCGTCCAACCGCGCGGTCATCGGCGCGAGAGCGCGCTGGATCTCCGCCTGCAGCCGCTCCGCCAGTTCCCGGCCGGCCGGGGTGATCACCACGTAGACCACCCGGCCGTCGCCCGGGTCACGGTCCCGCGTCAGCAGGCCGCGCCGGTCGGCGCGGTCGATCAGGCCCGACATCGTGGACTTGTCCAGGCCGAGGAAGGCGGCGAGCTCGGTCATCCGGGGCCGGCGGTCGCGCAGCAGGCCGAGCACGCGGAGCTGGGTGAGCGACAGATCGTGCTCGGCGCCGATGCGGGTGAGCACACCCATCACCTGGAAAGCGGCGCGGACCAGGACATCCGTGAGGGCGGCGGAACTCATCACCGCAGCATAGTTGACATGGTTTGGATTACCAACCATCATGAAATTAGTTGGTATTACAAACTCTTTCCTGCGGGCCGGCCGGAGTCGAGAGGAACCAGGCGAGTGACGAGGAGAACCGCATGCGAACGATCGTGATCGGTGGCGGGATCGCCGGAACGACTGCCGCGCTGGCGTTGCGGCAGGACGGCCACGAGGTGACCCTCTACGAGGCGTACGAGGACTCGACGGGGGATGTCGGCGCCTACCTCAGTCTCGCCGTCAACGGGATGCGCGGGCTGGAGAAGCTGGGCTGCCTGCGCGCCGTGCGGGAGGCGGGGTACGACATCCCCCGGATGCGGTTCTCCACGGCGGCCGGCCGCCTGCTGGGCGACGTACCGCGGGCACGGCGCGGCACGGACCCGTTGTACAGCGTCACGCTGATGCGGGGGCGGCTCATGGCGATCCTGCGGCGCGCGGCACTCGACGCGGGCGTGCGGATCTTCACCGGCGAACGCCTGACGAACCTGACGGAGGGGCCGGACGGCGTGCATGCCGAGTTCGGCTCCGGCAGGCGGGACACGGCGGCGCTGCTCGTCGGCGCCGATGGCATCCATTCCACCGTGCGCGGGCTGATCGATCCGTCCGCCCCCCGCGCCGAGTACTCGGGGTTCTACGCGGTCGCCGGCGCCTCCGCGACGAGGCCGGCCGAGACCGGGATCTGGAACCTCACGTACGGGCGCAACGGCGCGTTCATCAACATCAGCATCGACGAGCGGACGCAGTGGTGGACGGCCCAGGTCGCCGACCCCGTCCAGCCGGAGCTGAGCCGCATCGACGACGCGGAGTGGCACCGGCGCCTCACCGCGCTCTATCCGGAGGAGGTGCCGTCGGCCGTCCTCGCCGGCTCGACCGCGGTGTTCGGGTGCACCATCATGCACGTCTGCGCCCCGGTCCGGACGTGGCACAGCGGGCGCGTCGTCCTGACCGGCGATGCCGCCCACCCGGTCGGCGTCTCGCAGGGGGCCGCCATGGGCATCGAGGACGCCTTGGTGCTCGTCGCGGCGCTGCGGACCGCGCCGACGATCCACGAGGCACTCGCCATCTACGACGCGGAACGCCGTCCGCGCATCGAGAGGCTGCTCAAGCACGCCGACGACGCCCGTGACGGAAAGCGGCCCGGCACCGTCAAGCGCCACGTCGACGCGTTCAAGATGCGCCTGCTCCTGCCCTTCTACGAGCGGGCCACGGGATACCTGTACGACTACGATCCGACCCTGCCGGACGCCCGAACCTCGGCGTGATCCCGCGGCGACGCCGGCGCACCGGGCCCCGCCCCGCACGGGTGCCGATCCGGCTGGCGGGACCCGGCGTGCACACCACGACGCCGCTCGATCTGACCGCCGCCCCGCACCGAGCAACCGGCTCAACCCCTCGGAACGCCCGCTCGGCTGTCACCTATTTGTGGCAGCAGACTCAAACCCATAAATATGGGTTAGGTTCGGTGGGGTGTCGTGTCCGCGTGTCGAGGGGAGCCGGCAGTGTCCACAGCGACCGCGACGGTCGAGCTCGCCGACATCGCGGTGTCGTTCCCCGCAAACGACGGCACGGACTACACCGCGGTCGCGGATATCCGGCTGTGCGTCGAGGCCGGCACGTTCGTGTCGGTGGTCGGCCCGACCGGCTGCGGAAAGACCACGCTGCTCAACGCAATCGCCGGCCTGCTGACACCGAGTTCGGGCAAGGTGCTGATCGACGGCGAGCCGTTGCGCGGGCTCAACGAGCGGGTGGGCTACCTGTTCCAGCAGGAGGCGCTGCTGCCCTGGAAGAACGTGCTGGACAACGTCGCCTTCGGGCTCCAGTTGCGGGGCATCGGCAGGGCGGCTCGGGAGGCGGCGGCCCGCGAGTGGATCCGCCGGGTGGGGCTCACCGGCTTCGAGCGGGCGTACCCGCACCAGCTGTCCGGCGGGATGCGCAAGCGGGTGGCCGTGGCGCAGACCTTCCTCGTCGATCCCGACATCCTGCTGATGGACGAGCCGTTCGGCGCGCTCGACGTGCAGACCCGCCAGATCATGGAGAACGAGCTGCTCGAGCTGTGGACCGGCTCGGGCAAGACCGTGATCTTCGTGACGCACGACCTGGACGAGGCGGTGTCGCTGTCCGACGAGGTCGTGCTGCTGTCGGCCGGGCCGGCGAGCCACATCGTCGGCCGCTACCCCATCGACCTGCCCCGGCCGCGCGATCTCATGGACCTGCGCGCCCGTCCCGAGATCACCGAGATCTACGCGCGCATCTGGGCCGACCTTCGTGAGGAGGTGATGAAGGGCTATGAGCGCTCCTCCGGGTACGCGGCCGACTGACGAGGACGGCAAGGCCGGGTCGGTGACCGCGGCGGCGCGGCGCAAGTCGGCAGCGCGCAGGCGACGGGTGGTCGTCCGGTCGATGCAGGTGGCCATCGCCGTGGCCGGGATCGGCTCGTGGGAGATCCTGGTGAACGCCGACGTCCTCGACGAGTTCTTCTTCCCTCGTCCGACGGACGTCGCCGAGCGCATCGGCGACTGGCTCGCCGACGGTGAAATCTTCGACCATCTGCTGGTCACGCTGACCGAGGCGGTGCTCGCGCTGCTGATCGGCTCCGCGCTCGGGCTGGTCACGGGTTTTCTGCTGGCCCGCTGGCGGCTGCTCGCCGAGATCCTCGACCCGTACATCAAGATGCTGAACTCACTGCCCCGGGTCGTCCTCGCGCCGATCTTCCTGCTGTGGTTCGGCCTGGGCATCTGGTCCAAGGTGGTCTTCGGGGTCACCCTGGTGTTCTTCATCGTCTTCTTCAACACGTACCAGGGCGTTCGCGAGGTGTCCCCGGTGCTGGTCGACAACGCGCGCATACTCGGCGCGAGGGAACGGCAGATGCTCCGGCACGTGTTCCTGCCGAGCGCGTTGACCTGGATCTTCTCCAGCCTGCACGTCAGCGTCGGATTCGCCATCGTCGGCGCGGTCGTCGGCGAGTACCTCGGCGCCTCGGAAGGGATGGGCTACCTCATCTCCGAGGCGGAGGGACTGCTCGACACCACTGGCGTGTTCGCCGGCATGGTGGTTCTCGCGGCCGTCGTGCTGGTCATCGATCTGATAGTGCACCGAGTGGAACGCTTCCTACTGCGGTGGAAGCCGGTCGCTCCGACCTGATCCGTGCCGCCGGCCGGCACCGCTCCCGTCCACTGATGCTCCCGGTGTCCTCAACGGAGGAACGAGGTATGCGATGGTTCGCGCGAGACGACTCCTCACACTTGCCGCAGCTGCCATGCTTGCGCTGTCGCCCACCGCGTGCGGCGACGACTCGGCCGGCGACGGTGGGTCGCGGACGGTCAAGATCGGTGTCGGCGGCAAGTCGCTGATGGTCTACCTGCCGACGACGTTGGCCGACGAGCTCGGCTACTTCACGGACGAGGGTCTCGATGTGACCTTCGACGACCTGGAGGGTGGATCCAAGGCGCTGCAGGCGCTCCAGGGCGGCAGCGTCGATGTGGTCAACGGTTTCTACGAGCACACCATCCAGATGCAGGCCAAGGGACGCGACCTGACGGCGTTCGTTGCGATGCTGCGCTATCCGTCGATGGTGCTGGCCGTCTCGCCGAAGGCGAGCAAGGAGATCAAGGCAGTCGAGGACCTGCAGGGCGCGAAGGTGGGCGTCACCGCGCCGGGCTCGTCGACCGACTTCTTCCTCAAGTACCTGCTCAGCACCAACGGCCTCGAGCTCGACGCGGCCTCGGTCCACGGCATCGGCGGCGACACGAAGGCCTTGGCCGCGGTGGAGAGCGGCCAGGTCGACGCCGCGGTGCTGCTCGAGCCGGCGTTCTCCCTGCTGCAGAAGCGGGCCGGCGAGGGCGGGGTCCGGGTGCTCGAGGACACCAGGACCGAGGCCGGAGTGCGGGAGGTGTTCGATGTGAGCACGTACCCGTCGGCCGTGCTGTATTCCAACGCCGACTGGGTCGACGAGAATCGCGAGACCGCCAGAAAGATGGCGAAGGCGATCGTGCGCGCGCTGAACTGGATCGAGCAGCACTCCGCTCAGGAGATCGCCGACAAGATGCCGGAGGAGTACTCCGCAGGCGAGCCGGAGGTCTACGTGGCCGCGCTCGATGCGGCCAAGGACGCGTACTCGCAGGACGGTCGCGTCTCCACCGACGGCGCGGAGGCCGTCGCCAGGGTGCTCGGGCTGTCCATCCCGGAGGTCGCCGAGACCGACATCGACGTGTCGAAGACCTTCACCAACGAGTTCGTCGAAGAGTAGCTGACCAGGTGGGTGCTCCGAGGCGCCCGGGAACGGGCCCGCAACCCGCCCTCTCAGATCGGGATCGACCAGGTCAGGAGCGTGCCGGAGGGGTGGGGGGCCGGGGCGGGGGAGAGGTCGAACGTGCCGCCGTGGCTGGTGGCGCGGTCGGCCAGGTTGACCAGGCCGCTGCGGGCGGCGTCCGGTGGGCAGCCGACGCCGTCGTCGAGGACGGTCAGGGTGAGCCGGCCGGCCGCCACCCGCACGCCGACCTCGACCCGCGTCGCGGACGCGTGTTTGACCACGTTGGACAGCGCCTCACGGAGCACGGCCAGCAGGTCCGGCCGGACCCGGTCGGGCACCGCGCTGTCCACCGGGCCGAAGACGTCCAGCCGGGGGCGGAAGCCGAGCGGCGCGGTGGCGGCGTCGACCATCTCGCCCAGGTCGGCGCGGAGCGCGGGCGCGGCCGGCGCGCGCAGCTCGAAGATGGCGCGGCGGATGTCCCGGATCGTGCTGTCCAGGTCGTCCACGGCCGCGTTGATCCGCGCGCCCGCCTCGGGGCGGCCGGCCAGCGGGATCGCGGTCTGCAACTGCAGGCCGGTGGCGAACAGCCGCTGGATGACCACGTCGTGCAGGTCCCGCGCGATGCGCTCACGGTCCTCCAGCACCACCAGCAACTCGCGCTCCTCCTGCGCGCGGGCGCGTTCCAGCGCCAGCGCGGCCTGGCCGGCGAACGTGGCGAGCATGGTCGAGTCGTCGCCGGCGTGGCGGGTGACGGCCGGGTCGTGCGCGACCACCAGCACGCCGTGCAGCGCCTCGGCGCTGCCGAGCGGCGCCACCATGGCCGGCCCGGACGGTACGTCGCCCGGCCAGACCGCGGACTTGGCCAGGCTCTCCACGGTGACCGTGCCGGAGCCGGTGATCGCGGGCAGGAACGCGGTCTCGCTGGCGACCAGCTCGGCGCCGGCCGACAGCGACGTGTCGCCGTCCACCACCTCGACGGTGAGCCGGTCCGTGTCCGCGTCGTAGAGCAGCACCAGCACCAGGTACGCACCGGAGACCTCGCGCGCGCGGCGGGCGATCAGCGACAGCGCGCCGGTGCGGCCCACCTCGGACAGCAGCACCGCGGTGATCTCCGAGGCCGCGGCCAGCCACTGCTCGCGCCGGTGCGAGACGGCGTAGAGGCGCGCGTTCTCGATCGCGACGCCGGCGGCCGCGGCCAGCGCGACCACCACCTCCTCGTCGTCCTCGGTGAACTCGGCCGCGCCCCGCTTCTCGGCCAGGTAGAGGTTGCCGAAGACGTGCTCGCGGATGCGCAGCGGCACGCCCAGGAAGGAATGCATCGGCGGGTGGTGCGGCGGGAACCCGTACGACTGCGGGTGCCGGGTGATGTCCGGCATGCGCACCGGCCGCGGGTCCTGTATGAGCAGACCCAGCACGCCACGCCCGTGCGGCAGGTCGCCGATGTGCGCGGCCTGCTCCGGCGTCATGCCGTGCGTGATGAAGTCGGTGAGCCGCCGGTCCGGCCCGACCACGCCGAGCGCGCCGTACCGGGCGCCGGCCAGCTCGCACGCGGCCTCCACGATGCGCTGCAGCGTGCTGCGCAGGTCGAGGTCGGTGCTGATGCCGACCACCGCGTCGAGCAGCGCCCGCAGCCGTTCCCGGCTCGCCACGACGTCGCCGACGCGGTCGAGCATCTCCTGGAGCAGTTCGTCGAGGCGGACCCGGGACAGCGGCCCGAGCCCGAGCGACGGCGGTTGGTCTGCGGCCACGACCGCTAGGATACGGCCGAGGTGTCGATGAGTTGCGCCGCCGGCATCCGCGGCGTGGCCGGCGGTCCCGCGTGGTCGGAGTCGGGCAGGCCGAGGCGCACCACGAGGTACGGGTAACCCAGCTCGGAGAGCGTCATCCGCAGCGCCGTGCGCGTCACGTCGACCTCGATCACGCCGGACAGCGGCAGCACGCCGACGCCGCGTTCGGCCGCGGCCAGCCACGCCGCGGACAGCGCCTCACCGGCGCGCAGCCACGTCGCGGGCTCGTCGTCGCGACCGAAGATCACGCCGTACGAGGCGGAGCCGTCGTGGCCCTCGCCGATCGGCAGCCGGCCGTGCTCGCCGAAGTCCCGGTTCGGCACCGTGGACCGCACCGGCGTCTCCGGCAGCGACTCGGCCGGCAGCGTCTTCGCCTTCCAGAACTCCAGCTCGTGCTGGACGAACGGGTCGCGCGCCTCCACCTCGGCCGCGCGCCCGGCCGCGGCGGCCAACTCGTAGACCTGGTCGCCGACGAGCAGGTGCAGGTGCACGCCGTGCTCCTCGACGATCCGCTGAAGCGCGGTGAGGTCGTCCGGGTGGACGGGCTCGTCGCGGGTCGGGCGCCGGTCGGTGCGCCGGGTGCGCAGCTGCTGCACGCGGCGCATCGCGGCCGGGGTCACCTCGCACGGCGCGCCCGGCGTGATCCGGGCCAGCAGTTCCGGGCCGTCGAACCGGGTCACCTCGGCGGTGTGGCCGAGCGCGGCGAGCGCGACGACCGCGTGGTGCAGAGCGGCGCCGACGCTGACCGTGAGCAGCCGGCCGGCCGGGTCGACGGAGAGCAGCTTGCGCTCGGGTACGGCGTACAGCTCCAGGGCGTCCGGCAGGACCCGCCACCGCCACGGCTGCGTGTTGTGCACCGACGGGGCGAACCCGGCCGTCGCCGCGGCCTCGGCGAGCACGGACGCCACCGTGCGGTTGGTCTGGCTCGTCATGGTGTGCCTCCCGTGTTCGTACGCTGCGACGAGTCTGCCCGGCGCGGTCCCGGAGCCGTCAGGGCCGGCGGCACCGGCGCGCCGGGACCAAGGTCCCGCTCAGGACGCCGCGGGCGGGAACGCGCAGAACTCGTTGCCCTCCGGGTCCGCCATGATCCACCAGCTGATGTCCTGGTCCGGCGCGCGCAGCACGGTCGCGCCGGCCGCGACCAGCGCGTCCGGCGCCGGATCGGTCATCGTCACGTCCCAGTGCAGGCGGTTCTTCACGGTCTTCGGCTCGGGCACGTTCTGGAACACGAAGAACTCGAACGGCTGGCCGGCGCCGCCGGTCAGCGCCCAGTAGTCGTCGCCGGGCCGCACGGAGCCGCCGAGGACCGTCTGCCACCACCGGGCCTGCGCGGCGCCGTCCCGGGCGTCCACCACCAGCTCGTAGAGGCGGGCCGGGCGACCGTCCGGCACGAACACGCAGAACTCGTTGCCCTCCGGGTCCGTCATCAGCCACCACCTCTCGTCCGGCCGCGGCTCCAGCAGCACCGTGGCACCGGCCTCGACCAGCGGCGCGATCGTCTCGTCCGGCCCGAGCCGCAGGTCGAGGTGCACGCGCGTCTTCACCGGCGGCGGCGCGTCCGGCACCTCGTTGATCCACACGATGGTCGAGTCCCCGATGCCCGGCGTCAGCCACCAGAACTCCGGGTGGGTCCGGTGCGGCGTCCGCTCCGCGCGCAGCGCGAGCTGCCAGAACGCGGCCGTCCGAGCCCGGTCGGAGGCGTCGACGCAGATGTCCTTCAGGCTGGCGAGCGTCATGGTCACATCCTGCCCGATCGTCCCCGGCGTGGCAGACTCGATGGCAGAGGGGGTTTCCATGGAGCTCAGACCGCCCGCCGAGACCGTCGAGTGCCGGGGCGCGTCCGTGCGGATCGTCGACCCGGACGCGATCCTGCTGGCCGCGGCCGGTCCGGAGCCCGTGGAGCTGCTGCACGGCGCCGGGTTCCCGGGGCCGCTGCGCGCGGTGGCGCTGACCGCCGGCAGCCGCCTGTCGACCAGCGGGCCGGTCTACCGGTTCGTGGGCACGGCGCGGCGCGGCGGCGGGTTCGACGCGCTCCGGATCGGGCTGACCGGCCCGGTCGGCGTGCTGATCGCGCGGCAGATGGCGACCCGGGACCCGCTGGGCTTCGCGGCCCGGACCGCGTCGCTGGCCGGGGAGACCATCCGGCGGCTGGGTGAGCGGCCGGAGGACCTGCCGCGGGACCGGACGCTGGTGGACGCGGTGTCCGGCCTGTCCGCGCGGGTGACCTACGACGTGGAGCCGGCCGCGCTGCCGCAGCAGGTGTCCGTGACGGTGACGGCCGAGGCGCCGCGGCGCGCGGACACGCCGCTCGTGCCGTACCTGCGCGGCTTCGTGGAACTGTTCTTCGAGGTGCTGGCGGAGCTGGCCGGCGGCGACCTGAGCGGCCGCTACACGCTCACGCTGCATCCGGAGGAGGTCGCGGAGCGGTCCGGTGCCGTGAGTCTCGACCAGGTCGGCGGGCTCGACCACATCGTGAGCCAGCTGCGCGAGGTGGCGGTCTCGTTCAACCACCCGGAGGCGATGGCGCGCTGGGGTGCACGGCGGCCGCAGGGCATCCTGCTCTACGGGCCGCCCGGCACCGGCAAGACCATGCTGGCCACCGCGCTGGCCAACGAGATCGGCGGCGAACTGCGCGAGATCCGCACGCCGGAGATCCTGGACCGCTGGCTCGGCGCGTCCGAGCGGAACATCAAGAAGATCTTCACCGAGGCGCGCCGCTACACCACGCCGACCGTGCTGCTGTTCGACGAGTTCGACTCGATCATCAGCTACACCGGCGGCGGCCAGGACGCGGCCGGGCAGGCGATCAACTCGGTGGCCGGCATCTTCAAGCAGGAGATGAACACGCTGATCGAGGCGAATCCGCGGGTCATCGTGGTCGCCACGACGAACTTCCCGGACCGGGTGGACGCGTCGCTGATCCGGTCCGGCCGGTTCGACATCAAACTGTCCGTGCCGAAGCCGGACGCCGACGGCCGCGCGGAGATCATCTCGAAGATGCTGCGCGGGCTGATCGCGGCGCACGAGACGCCCGGATTCCGCATGTTCGGCGACGACGTCGACGCGCGCGAACTCGCCGTCGCGTGCCCGGGCGCCACCGGGGCGGACATCCGCGAGGCGCTGCGCCGGGTGCAGTTGCAGAAGGCCATGGAAGAGGCCCGGGGGTACGTTCCGGAGCCGATCAGCCAGTCCGAGCTGCTTCAGGCGCTCACATCAGTTTCTCCGGCTTGAACCCCCAGTGCCAGGACTCGCGCGGGGTGTCCTCCTCGAAGCCGTACCGTCCGGCGTTCTGCCGCATCCAGGTGAGCGCCTTCGCGTTCAGGTCCAGGTCCGCGGCCATGCCCCAGCCGTGGTCGGAGGTGCCCGGCTTCGCGGCCAGCCCGCCC
It encodes:
- a CDS encoding cobalamin B12-binding domain-containing protein, which encodes MTATTSLLPGVDEQYLELIGAGDEWGATDLVLALWENGAHPERLLLDLIAPAQVRVGDLWAANEWSVAREHAATATSERAIAALIARAAPRPTLGRITVACTDGEWHALPPRIVGEVLRLRGWRVDFLGANVPGPHLVTHLHQTGPDVVALSCALPTRLPRAHATLTACQAVGVPVLAGGRGFGTDGRHARLLGADGWAATATEAADILDSGWNPPARAPHDDLAHLADEEYTQLVRQRHRIIVGLLDRLREAYPPMRGYDQRQADATAEDVTHIVDFLAAALYVDDAAVFTDFLGWTAGVLAAHGVPVQALTICLDLLGADLRDFPRAGNLLKLGLAQLAPGSVPGQDFTRPER
- a CDS encoding STAS domain-containing protein, with amino-acid sequence MIDDSPLRIDVSHPDPATALLSLAGDLDFDTAEELVDEAERALITEIRTLRLDLSGLYICDSSGLSALLHIHHDAREVGTDFEITGVTAQLRRILEVTGLDAVLGTTPAEAHS
- a CDS encoding class I SAM-dependent methyltransferase yields the protein MIGDAFGELLGEVWAAGAVAGRVEEVVERDDGLISRGDAARYLSGPESWPACETAVLARAHGRILDIGCGAGRHLAALRERGADASGIDPSPGAVAVCRARGLAAEVGDLDRLPPGPYDTLLLLGGNLALLGSPADAARRLAALAAVAAPGALLLGSNIDPHHTGDPRHTGYHDRNVRHGRPAGQLRLRVRHGETVTEWTDYWLAGVSELEKVAAASPWRLESVDGHPFYAAVLTRASA
- a CDS encoding Hsp70 family protein; its protein translation is MESPSQLAVDLGTTHTVAVVGRPGEPPRTLLFDGYSLMDSGVYLDANGSIVTGLEATRLGAGDPVRYEPHPKRRVGEGSIPLGGVEVPVVLLLSAVLSRVAHEARMAGVNPDGALLTCPVGWGRQHREMLTDAARRAGMGEVRLLEEPVAAAVYCTQVEGHHVPFGGSIAVFDFGGGTLDVTVVRREINGWQVASTGGLADLGGVDIDLALLDHFRRHLARRDPETWKRLFRPRTAVELRARQDFRTEVRGAKEALSRNSAVTVRVPGWDRPLHLTREELEYVAEPLIARAVEETRRVVEAAGVSSFLLNSLMLVGGSSRVPLVSTRLYARLGTTPSVPEQPELPVAVGALAYHRLSRNEETGDLSQVVAITPESGHVTRAGQAPDSFRVPVAQPRLRHLQRRWFGAVRNAFRPTRE
- a CDS encoding MarR family winged helix-turn-helix transcriptional regulator, with translation MSSAALTDVLVRAAFQVMGVLTRIGAEHDLSLTQLRVLGLLRDRRPRMTELAAFLGLDKSTMSGLIDRADRRGLLTRDRDPGDGRVVYVVITPAGRELAERLQAEIQRALAPMTARLDEQRHEELTALLEPLLTGETRSRELGTLGRPGS
- a CDS encoding FAD-dependent oxidoreductase → MRTIVIGGGIAGTTAALALRQDGHEVTLYEAYEDSTGDVGAYLSLAVNGMRGLEKLGCLRAVREAGYDIPRMRFSTAAGRLLGDVPRARRGTDPLYSVTLMRGRLMAILRRAALDAGVRIFTGERLTNLTEGPDGVHAEFGSGRRDTAALLVGADGIHSTVRGLIDPSAPRAEYSGFYAVAGASATRPAETGIWNLTYGRNGAFINISIDERTQWWTAQVADPVQPELSRIDDAEWHRRLTALYPEEVPSAVLAGSTAVFGCTIMHVCAPVRTWHSGRVVLTGDAAHPVGVSQGAAMGIEDALVLVAALRTAPTIHEALAIYDAERRPRIERLLKHADDARDGKRPGTVKRHVDAFKMRLLLPFYERATGYLYDYDPTLPDARTSA
- a CDS encoding ABC transporter ATP-binding protein, translating into MSTATATVELADIAVSFPANDGTDYTAVADIRLCVEAGTFVSVVGPTGCGKTTLLNAIAGLLTPSSGKVLIDGEPLRGLNERVGYLFQQEALLPWKNVLDNVAFGLQLRGIGRAAREAAAREWIRRVGLTGFERAYPHQLSGGMRKRVAVAQTFLVDPDILLMDEPFGALDVQTRQIMENELLELWTGSGKTVIFVTHDLDEAVSLSDEVVLLSAGPASHIVGRYPIDLPRPRDLMDLRARPEITEIYARIWADLREEVMKGYERSSGYAAD
- a CDS encoding ABC transporter permease; the encoded protein is MSAPPGTRPTDEDGKAGSVTAAARRKSAARRRRVVVRSMQVAIAVAGIGSWEILVNADVLDEFFFPRPTDVAERIGDWLADGEIFDHLLVTLTEAVLALLIGSALGLVTGFLLARWRLLAEILDPYIKMLNSLPRVVLAPIFLLWFGLGIWSKVVFGVTLVFFIVFFNTYQGVREVSPVLVDNARILGARERQMLRHVFLPSALTWIFSSLHVSVGFAIVGAVVGEYLGASEGMGYLISEAEGLLDTTGVFAGMVVLAAVVLVIDLIVHRVERFLLRWKPVAPT